One Streptomyces fagopyri DNA window includes the following coding sequences:
- a CDS encoding bifunctional DNA primase/polymerase, whose protein sequence is MATIDRQATTLALAHALSAAERGLAVIPLSRTKLPALRSPHRADPAPDPTTPPCHGECGRFGHGVYDASTDPRRIRALFAAAPWSTGYGIACGLAPHHLIGIDLDTKAGTDSSTALRELALRHLFTIPDTVVIVTPSGGRHLWLTGPPDVTVPNSASRLAPGIDIRGAGGYLVGPGSRTGHGVYGTAPGTAHLAPAPCPSELLRLLTPPPRTRHHTPPTTGHQGQGLIQFVLAAHAGQRNTRLFWAACRAYENGIGPDLTPALVEAAVRTGLTPHEARSTIASASRMSFPRPGPPRD, encoded by the coding sequence ATGGCCACCATCGACCGGCAGGCCACGACCCTGGCCCTGGCCCATGCCCTGTCCGCCGCCGAGCGCGGGCTCGCGGTGATCCCGCTGTCCCGCACGAAGCTCCCGGCCCTGCGCTCACCCCACCGAGCCGACCCCGCCCCCGACCCGACGACCCCGCCCTGCCACGGCGAGTGCGGCCGCTTCGGGCACGGCGTGTACGACGCCTCCACCGACCCCCGGCGCATCCGCGCGCTCTTCGCCGCCGCCCCCTGGTCCACCGGCTACGGCATCGCCTGCGGTCTCGCCCCGCACCACCTCATCGGCATCGACCTCGACACCAAGGCCGGTACGGACTCGTCCACCGCCCTGCGCGAACTGGCCCTGCGCCATCTGTTCACCATCCCCGACACCGTCGTGATAGTGACCCCGAGCGGCGGCCGCCACCTCTGGCTGACCGGGCCACCGGACGTGACCGTCCCGAACTCGGCGAGCCGGCTGGCTCCCGGCATCGACATCCGCGGCGCCGGCGGCTATCTGGTCGGCCCCGGCTCACGCACCGGACACGGCGTGTACGGCACGGCTCCGGGCACCGCCCACCTCGCGCCCGCGCCCTGCCCGAGCGAACTTCTGCGTCTGCTCACGCCCCCACCCCGTACGCGCCACCACACGCCTCCCACAACCGGCCATCAGGGCCAGGGGCTGATCCAGTTCGTCCTCGCCGCCCACGCGGGCCAGCGCAACACCCGCCTGTTCTGGGCCGCTTGCCGCGCCTACGAGAACGGCATCGGCCCCGACCTGACCCCGGCCCTGGTCGAGGCCGCCGTCCGCACCGGCCTCACCCCGCACGAGGCCCGCTCGACGATCGCGTCGGCCTCCCGGATGTCGTTCCCCCGGCCCGGACCACCGCGGGACTGA